One genomic window of Halorhabdus sp. CBA1104 includes the following:
- a CDS encoding transcriptional regulator — translation MEQTTRERIADRLREKALSATAIAAAFDLSTATAIEHVEHVAASLSGSDEQLLVAPPECSDCGFTNFDDRVNVPSRCPDCHSESIDPPVFRIEDQ, via the coding sequence ATGGAACAGACAACCCGCGAGCGGATCGCCGACCGACTCCGCGAGAAAGCCCTCTCGGCGACAGCGATCGCCGCGGCGTTCGACCTCTCGACGGCGACCGCGATCGAGCACGTCGAACACGTCGCAGCGTCGCTGTCCGGCAGCGACGAACAGCTACTGGTCGCTCCACCCGAATGTTCCGACTGCGGGTTCACGAACTTCGACGACCGCGTGAACGTCCCGAGTCGCTGCCCGGATTGCCACAGCGAGAGCATCGACCCCCCGGTCTTCCGGATCGAAGATCAGTAA
- a CDS encoding aminotransferase class IV encodes MQYHVDGEIVPAEEATVSVRDRGFQYGDGAFETLRAYGGEIFAWDAHADRLEATAQTLGFAEAIPSRDDLRARIDETVFANDLDDAYVKLSITRGSQPGKLTPDPAVDPTIVVLVDSLPRGGVDGQPVWDGPATVATVDTERVPSAAIPAGAKTHNYLNGILARLDLAADCEEALMLDTQGYLTEGATSNLCFVADGVLHTPTSEQSILPGVTRSTVLDLARAEGLPVEEGRYEPARLRAAEEAFLTNTTWEIRPVDRVDGQSIGGGPVTQLLARLYDRRVERSCY; translated from the coding sequence TCTCCGTCCGGGATCGGGGCTTTCAGTACGGCGATGGGGCTTTCGAGACACTCCGGGCCTACGGCGGCGAGATCTTCGCCTGGGACGCTCACGCCGACCGCCTCGAAGCGACTGCCCAGACGCTCGGATTTGCCGAGGCGATCCCGTCCCGGGACGACCTCCGTGCGCGAATCGACGAGACGGTATTCGCCAACGATCTCGACGATGCCTACGTGAAGCTCTCGATCACGCGTGGCAGCCAGCCCGGCAAACTGACGCCCGATCCAGCCGTCGACCCGACGATCGTGGTGCTCGTCGACTCGCTGCCGCGGGGCGGCGTCGACGGGCAACCCGTCTGGGACGGTCCGGCCACCGTCGCAACCGTCGATACCGAGCGCGTCCCGTCGGCAGCGATCCCCGCCGGCGCCAAGACGCATAACTATCTCAACGGCATTCTCGCGCGTCTGGACCTCGCCGCCGACTGCGAGGAGGCACTCATGCTCGACACCCAGGGATATCTCACGGAGGGCGCGACGAGCAACCTCTGTTTCGTCGCTGACGGCGTGCTCCACACCCCGACGAGCGAGCAATCGATCCTGCCCGGTGTGACCCGCTCGACCGTCCTCGATCTCGCCCGTGCGGAAGGATTACCGGTCGAGGAAGGGCGGTACGAGCCAGCACGGTTGCGTGCCGCCGAGGAGGCCTTCCTGACGAACACGACCTGGGAGATCCGGCCGGTCGATCGTGTCGATGGCCAGTCGATCGGCGGCGGCCCCGTCACCCAGTTGCTGGCTCGCCTCTACGACCGTCGGGTCGAACGCAGCTGTTACTGA